The following proteins are encoded in a genomic region of Vigna radiata var. radiata cultivar VC1973A unplaced genomic scaffold, Vradiata_ver6 scaffold_7, whole genome shotgun sequence:
- the LOC106753935 gene encoding histone-lysine N-methyltransferase, H3 lysine-9 specific SUVH1 isoform X2 — MTAVPINSFRTPTGATNGDLGTSRRSTRSRGQVAQEDGYSNAVIEEVEGDATTVTKRSKRKLQNKIKGPQSVGSGDVDPDAVAADILKSLNPLVFNVLNQPEGSRDSVAYTLMIYEVMRRKLGQIEDSNRAANAGAKRPDLRAGAIMMNKGIRTNSKKHIGLVSGVEIGDIFYFRFELCLVGLHSPSMAGIDYIGTKTSQEEEPLAVSIVSSGGYEDDVEDGDVLIYSGQGGVNRDKGESDQKLERGNLALDNSARRGNEVRVIRGLKDLYHPTGKVYVYDGLYKIQDSWVDKSKSGFNVFKYKLGRLPGQPPAYMIWKSIQQWTEKSAPRAGVILPDLTSGAEKVPVCLVNDVDAEKGPAYFTYLPNLKNLRPTAPLESSIGCSCVGGCQPNNSNCPCVQKNGGYLPYSSASLIADLKSVIYECGPSCQCPPNCRNKVSQGGLKFRLEVYKTKNKGWALRSWDAIRAGSFICEYAGEVIDSARVEEELGGDNLDDYIFDSTRIYQQLEVFPGDTEAPKIPSPLYISAINEGNVARFMNHSCSPNVLWRPVIHENKNFSDLHIAFYAIRHIPPMMELTFDYGTVLPLKAGHRKKKCLCESVKCRGYF, encoded by the coding sequence ATGACTGCAGTTCCAATTAATTCATTCAGGACGCCAACTGGAGCTACTAATGGTGATTTGGGCACATCGAGAAGGAGTACCCGAAGTCGGGGACAGGTCGCACAGGAAGATGGCTACAGTAATGCTGTGATCGAGGAAGTTGAGGGAGATGCAACAACTGTGACTAAAAGATCAAAGCGCAAGTTGCAGAACAAGATAAAGGGACCGCAGAGTGTTGGTTCTGGGGATGTTGATCCAGATGCAGTGGCTGCTGATATTCTCAAGTCACTTAACCCATTGGTTTTCAATGTACTAAATCAACCCGAAGGTAGCAGGGACTCAGTTGCATATACGCTCATGATATATGAAGTAATGCGAAGGAAGCTTGGACAAATTGAGGATTCAAATAGGGCTGCTAACGCTGGAGCAAAACGACCGGACTTGAGGGCAGGTGCAATTATGATGAATAAAGGGATTCGGACCAACAGCAAGAAACATATTGGACTTGTGTCTGGTGTTGAGATTGGGGATATTTTCTATTTCAGATTTGAATTATGCTTAGTGGGTTTACATTCACCTTCTATGGCTGGAATTGATTACATCGGTACCAAAACCAGTCAAGAGGAAGAGCCCTTAGCTGTAAGTATTGTCTCATCTGGAGGGTATGAAGATGATGTGGAGGATGGGGATGTGCTGATTTACAGTGGCCAAGGTGGGGTTAACCGTGACAAGGGAGAAAGTGATCAAAAGCTTGAAAGGGGTAATCTTGCTTTGGATAACAGTGCTCGTAGAGGTAACGAAGTGAGGGTAATTAGGGGTTTGAAGGATTTGTATCATCCAACGGGGAAGGTATATGTCTATGATGGTCTTTACAAGATTCAAGATTCCTGGGTGGACAAATCAAAATCTGGTTTCAATGTGTTCAAGTATAAATTAGGCAGGTTGCCTGGACAGCCTCCAGCATATATGATTTGGAAATCCATTCAACAATGGACTGAGAAATCTGCTCCAAGAGCTGGGGTTATATTGCCTGATCTTACTTCTGGGGCCGAAAAAGTACCTGTTTGTCTTGTGAATGATGTTGATGCCGAGAAGGGCCCTGCATATTTCACTTACCTCCCAAATCTTAAGAATTTGAGGCCAACTGCTCCGCTGGAATCCTCTATTGGATGTTCTTGTGTTGGTGGATGCCAACCTAACAATTCTAACTGTCCTTGTGTTCAAAAGAACGGTGGCTATCTACCATATTCTTCAGCTTCATTAATTGCAGACCTAAAATCTGTTATATATGAGTGTGGTCCTTCTTGTCAATGTCCTCCGAATTGCCGAAACAAGGTTTCGCAAGGTGGCTTGAAGTTTCGTTTGGAGGTTTATAAAACCAAGAATAAAGGATGGGCTCTTAGATCATGGGATGCTATTCGAGCCGGATCTTTCATATGTGAGTATGCTGGGGAAGTCATAGACAGTGCCAGAGTGGAGGAGGAGCTTGGTGGTGACAATCTTGATGATTACATTTTTGATTCTACTCGCATTTATCAGCAACTGGAAGTTTTTCCAGGTGACACTGAAGCTCCAAAAATCCCATCCCCCCTATATATATCAGCAATAAATGAAGGAAATGTTGCTCGGTTTATGAATCACAGCTGCTCTCCAAATGTACTATGGCGTCCAGTCATAcatgaaaataagaatttttcaGATCTCCACATTGCTTTCTATGCAATTAGACATATCCCTCCTATGATGGAGTTAACTTTTGATTATGGGACGGTTCTTCCTCTCAAGGCAGGTCATAGGAAAAAGAAATGCTTATGTGAATCTGTGAAATGCAGGGGTTActtttga
- the LOC106753817 gene encoding probable protein S-acyltransferase 1 isoform X1 — MASRSSSIATSIPPSGVKRRLYQVWKGNNKFLCGGRLVFGQDASSLFLTSFLIGGPAITFCIRMLLSLKKEDPHFSNPVLIGGVVLTVLVFVFLLMTSSRDPGIIPRNAQPPELEEPLDINTPSMEWINNKAPNLKFPRVKDMTVNGHTVKVKFCDTCLLYRPPRASHCSICNNCVQKFDHHCPWVGQCIASRNYPFFILFISSSTLLCIYVFAFSWVNLLRQKGRLWVNMSHDVLSVTLIVYCFIAVWFVGGLTVFHLYLISTNQTTYENFRYRYDKKENPYTKGILQNFKELSCGRIPKSMINFREWVVVEDDIPDESYTSDLERGFISSKHKFDMEMGTMYGKDGMGVPPILKELDYSGIDDTLKKKAGEKGGEYDIFVPAEQTKSKTGGANAQEEKQ; from the exons atggCCTCTCGCTCCTCGTCTATCGCCACCTCAATTCCACCTTCCGGCGTCAAGAGAAGGCTCTACCAAGTTTGGAAAGGAAACAAT AAATTTCTATGTGGTGGAAGATTAGTTTTCGGTCAGGATGCATCATCTCTTTTTCTAACATCGTTCCTGATTGGAGGTCCTGCAATAACATTTTGCATAAGAATGCTATTATCATTAAAGAAAGAAGACCCTCACTTTAGCAACCCTGTACTAATTGGAGGAGTGGTTCTCACAGTTTTG gtttttgtttttctcttgaTGACATCTAGTAGAGATCCAGGAATTATCCCCAGAAATGCACAACCACCTGAATTAGAAGAACCTTTAGACATAAACACACCGTCCATGGAATGGATAAACAATAAGGCCCCTAATTTGAAGTTTCCCAGAGTGAAAGATATGACTGTTAATGGTCACACAGTAAAGGTGAAATTTTGTGACACTTGTTTGTTGTATCGTCCGCCACGTGCTTCTCATTGTTCTATTTGCAACAATTGTGTGCAAAAGTTTGATCACCATTGCCCTTGGGTTGGTCAGTGCATTGCATCA CGTAACTAtccattcttcattttgttCATATCATCATCAACCTTGTTGTGTATATATGTGTTTGCTTTTTCTTGGGTTAACCTTCTCCGACAAAAAGGTAGATTGTGGGTCAACATGTCACATGATGTTCTATCAGTTACTCTCATTGTTTATTGCTTCATAGCTGTTTGGTTCGTGGGAGGGCTAACGGTTTTCCATCTTTATTTGATTTCCACCAACCAg ACAACCTATGAGAATTTTCGGTACCGATACGATAAGAAGGAAAATCCATATACAAAGGGAATATTGCAAAACTTCAAAGAACTTTCCTGTGGTAGGATCCCAAAATCAATGATAAATTTCAGAGAATGGGTTGTGGTTGAGGATGATATTCCAGATGAATCCTATACTTCAGATTTGGAAAGAGGTTTTATAAGCTCAAAGCACAAATTTGACATGGAAATGGGAACAATGTATGGCAAAGATGGTATGGGAGTTCCTCCCATTTTGAAGGAACTGGATTATAGTGGCATTGATGATACTTTAAAGAAAAAGGCAGGAGAAAAAGGAggtgaatatgatatttttgttcCTGCTGAGCAAACTAAATCCAAAACTGGAGGAGCCAATGCACAAGAAGAGAAGCAGTGA
- the LOC106753935 gene encoding histone-lysine N-methyltransferase, H3 lysine-9 specific SUVH1 isoform X1: MEHHFGQDAAPASGSFDKTRVLNVKPLRTLVPVFPSPSNPASSSAPQGGAPFVCVSPSGPFPSGVAPFYPFFISPESQRLSEQNAQTPTGQRVPATPAAPMTAVPINSFRTPTGATNGDLGTSRRSTRSRGQVAQEDGYSNAVIEEVEGDATTVTKRSKRKLQNKIKGPQSVGSGDVDPDAVAADILKSLNPLVFNVLNQPEGSRDSVAYTLMIYEVMRRKLGQIEDSNRAANAGAKRPDLRAGAIMMNKGIRTNSKKHIGLVSGVEIGDIFYFRFELCLVGLHSPSMAGIDYIGTKTSQEEEPLAVSIVSSGGYEDDVEDGDVLIYSGQGGVNRDKGESDQKLERGNLALDNSARRGNEVRVIRGLKDLYHPTGKVYVYDGLYKIQDSWVDKSKSGFNVFKYKLGRLPGQPPAYMIWKSIQQWTEKSAPRAGVILPDLTSGAEKVPVCLVNDVDAEKGPAYFTYLPNLKNLRPTAPLESSIGCSCVGGCQPNNSNCPCVQKNGGYLPYSSASLIADLKSVIYECGPSCQCPPNCRNKVSQGGLKFRLEVYKTKNKGWALRSWDAIRAGSFICEYAGEVIDSARVEEELGGDNLDDYIFDSTRIYQQLEVFPGDTEAPKIPSPLYISAINEGNVARFMNHSCSPNVLWRPVIHENKNFSDLHIAFYAIRHIPPMMELTFDYGTVLPLKAGHRKKKCLCESVKCRGYF; the protein is encoded by the coding sequence ATGGAACACCATTTTGGTCAAGACGCTGCACCTGCATCTGGGTCCTTTGATAAGACTAGGGTTTTGAACGTGAAGCCATTAAGAACGCTTGTTCCTGTGTTCCCTTCACCATCTAATCCTGCTTCATCTTCAGCTCCACAAGGGGGTGCTCCATTTGTCTGTGTTTCACCTTCTGGTCCTTTCCCTTCTGGGGTTGCACCATTCTATCCATTCTTCATCTCCCCGGAGTCCCAGAGGCTCTCAGAGCAGAATGCACAAACCCCCACTGGTCAACGTGTGCCTGCTACTCCTGCTGCTCCGATGACTGCAGTTCCAATTAATTCATTCAGGACGCCAACTGGAGCTACTAATGGTGATTTGGGCACATCGAGAAGGAGTACCCGAAGTCGGGGACAGGTCGCACAGGAAGATGGCTACAGTAATGCTGTGATCGAGGAAGTTGAGGGAGATGCAACAACTGTGACTAAAAGATCAAAGCGCAAGTTGCAGAACAAGATAAAGGGACCGCAGAGTGTTGGTTCTGGGGATGTTGATCCAGATGCAGTGGCTGCTGATATTCTCAAGTCACTTAACCCATTGGTTTTCAATGTACTAAATCAACCCGAAGGTAGCAGGGACTCAGTTGCATATACGCTCATGATATATGAAGTAATGCGAAGGAAGCTTGGACAAATTGAGGATTCAAATAGGGCTGCTAACGCTGGAGCAAAACGACCGGACTTGAGGGCAGGTGCAATTATGATGAATAAAGGGATTCGGACCAACAGCAAGAAACATATTGGACTTGTGTCTGGTGTTGAGATTGGGGATATTTTCTATTTCAGATTTGAATTATGCTTAGTGGGTTTACATTCACCTTCTATGGCTGGAATTGATTACATCGGTACCAAAACCAGTCAAGAGGAAGAGCCCTTAGCTGTAAGTATTGTCTCATCTGGAGGGTATGAAGATGATGTGGAGGATGGGGATGTGCTGATTTACAGTGGCCAAGGTGGGGTTAACCGTGACAAGGGAGAAAGTGATCAAAAGCTTGAAAGGGGTAATCTTGCTTTGGATAACAGTGCTCGTAGAGGTAACGAAGTGAGGGTAATTAGGGGTTTGAAGGATTTGTATCATCCAACGGGGAAGGTATATGTCTATGATGGTCTTTACAAGATTCAAGATTCCTGGGTGGACAAATCAAAATCTGGTTTCAATGTGTTCAAGTATAAATTAGGCAGGTTGCCTGGACAGCCTCCAGCATATATGATTTGGAAATCCATTCAACAATGGACTGAGAAATCTGCTCCAAGAGCTGGGGTTATATTGCCTGATCTTACTTCTGGGGCCGAAAAAGTACCTGTTTGTCTTGTGAATGATGTTGATGCCGAGAAGGGCCCTGCATATTTCACTTACCTCCCAAATCTTAAGAATTTGAGGCCAACTGCTCCGCTGGAATCCTCTATTGGATGTTCTTGTGTTGGTGGATGCCAACCTAACAATTCTAACTGTCCTTGTGTTCAAAAGAACGGTGGCTATCTACCATATTCTTCAGCTTCATTAATTGCAGACCTAAAATCTGTTATATATGAGTGTGGTCCTTCTTGTCAATGTCCTCCGAATTGCCGAAACAAGGTTTCGCAAGGTGGCTTGAAGTTTCGTTTGGAGGTTTATAAAACCAAGAATAAAGGATGGGCTCTTAGATCATGGGATGCTATTCGAGCCGGATCTTTCATATGTGAGTATGCTGGGGAAGTCATAGACAGTGCCAGAGTGGAGGAGGAGCTTGGTGGTGACAATCTTGATGATTACATTTTTGATTCTACTCGCATTTATCAGCAACTGGAAGTTTTTCCAGGTGACACTGAAGCTCCAAAAATCCCATCCCCCCTATATATATCAGCAATAAATGAAGGAAATGTTGCTCGGTTTATGAATCACAGCTGCTCTCCAAATGTACTATGGCGTCCAGTCATAcatgaaaataagaatttttcaGATCTCCACATTGCTTTCTATGCAATTAGACATATCCCTCCTATGATGGAGTTAACTTTTGATTATGGGACGGTTCTTCCTCTCAAGGCAGGTCATAGGAAAAAGAAATGCTTATGTGAATCTGTGAAATGCAGGGGTTActtttga
- the LOC106753817 gene encoding probable protein S-acyltransferase 3 isoform X2, whose product MASRSSSIATSIPPSGVKRRLYQVWKGNNVFVFLLMTSSRDPGIIPRNAQPPELEEPLDINTPSMEWINNKAPNLKFPRVKDMTVNGHTVKVKFCDTCLLYRPPRASHCSICNNCVQKFDHHCPWVGQCIASRNYPFFILFISSSTLLCIYVFAFSWVNLLRQKGRLWVNMSHDVLSVTLIVYCFIAVWFVGGLTVFHLYLISTNQTTYENFRYRYDKKENPYTKGILQNFKELSCGRIPKSMINFREWVVVEDDIPDESYTSDLERGFISSKHKFDMEMGTMYGKDGMGVPPILKELDYSGIDDTLKKKAGEKGGEYDIFVPAEQTKSKTGGANAQEEKQ is encoded by the exons atggCCTCTCGCTCCTCGTCTATCGCCACCTCAATTCCACCTTCCGGCGTCAAGAGAAGGCTCTACCAAGTTTGGAAAGGAAACAAT gtttttgtttttctcttgaTGACATCTAGTAGAGATCCAGGAATTATCCCCAGAAATGCACAACCACCTGAATTAGAAGAACCTTTAGACATAAACACACCGTCCATGGAATGGATAAACAATAAGGCCCCTAATTTGAAGTTTCCCAGAGTGAAAGATATGACTGTTAATGGTCACACAGTAAAGGTGAAATTTTGTGACACTTGTTTGTTGTATCGTCCGCCACGTGCTTCTCATTGTTCTATTTGCAACAATTGTGTGCAAAAGTTTGATCACCATTGCCCTTGGGTTGGTCAGTGCATTGCATCA CGTAACTAtccattcttcattttgttCATATCATCATCAACCTTGTTGTGTATATATGTGTTTGCTTTTTCTTGGGTTAACCTTCTCCGACAAAAAGGTAGATTGTGGGTCAACATGTCACATGATGTTCTATCAGTTACTCTCATTGTTTATTGCTTCATAGCTGTTTGGTTCGTGGGAGGGCTAACGGTTTTCCATCTTTATTTGATTTCCACCAACCAg ACAACCTATGAGAATTTTCGGTACCGATACGATAAGAAGGAAAATCCATATACAAAGGGAATATTGCAAAACTTCAAAGAACTTTCCTGTGGTAGGATCCCAAAATCAATGATAAATTTCAGAGAATGGGTTGTGGTTGAGGATGATATTCCAGATGAATCCTATACTTCAGATTTGGAAAGAGGTTTTATAAGCTCAAAGCACAAATTTGACATGGAAATGGGAACAATGTATGGCAAAGATGGTATGGGAGTTCCTCCCATTTTGAAGGAACTGGATTATAGTGGCATTGATGATACTTTAAAGAAAAAGGCAGGAGAAAAAGGAggtgaatatgatatttttgttcCTGCTGAGCAAACTAAATCCAAAACTGGAGGAGCCAATGCACAAGAAGAGAAGCAGTGA